CGACTACGGGCCTCGCTTTACATCGGCCGCGGCCTATGGAAACATCTTTGCGGTACAATTCCATCCAGAGAAGAGTCAGCGCGCCGGGTTGCGCCTGCTTCAAAACTTCATGGCTTGGGACGGGCGGACCGAGAAATGCTAATCATTCCAGCGATTGACCTGAAGGACGGTCAGTGTGTCCGGCTACGGCAAGGCCGGATGGACGACGAGACGGTGTTTTCCAGCGATCCGGTGGAGGTCGCCGGCCGGTGGGCCGACGAGGGCGCGAGACGCATCCACGTGGTGGACCTGAATGGGGCCTTTGCCGGCGAACCCATGAATGCGCGCGTCATCCACGAGATCGCCCGCAACTATCCCGATATCGTGATCCAGGTGGGGGGCGGCATCCGCACCGAGGAGACCATCCAGACCTACCTTGATGCCGGTGTGCGCTACGTCATCCTCGGCACCAAGGCGGTGAACATGCCGCACTTCGTGGGCGACATGTGCGCGGAGTTCCCGGGACACATCCTCGTCGGCCTCGACGCCAAGGAGGGTAAGGTGGCGACCGACGGCTGGTCGAAGCTGTCGGGGCATGACGTGGTGGATCTCGTGCAGCGCTATCAGGACGACGGGGTCGAGGCCGTGATCTATACGGATATCGGTCGTGACGGCATGATGCATGGCGTCAATATCGAGGACACGCGTAGGCTCGCGGCCGCGATCTCGATCCCGGTCATCGCCTCGGGCGGTATCGCGAGCCTGGAAGACATCCGCAAGTTGTGCGCGATCGCAGACAGCGGGGTGCAGGGCGCCATTACCGGCCGCGCCCTTTACGAAGGCAAACTGCTGCTGCGCGAGGCGCAGCGCCTGGCGGACGAACTGGACCGGTCCGGCAGCGGCGCCACCGTCTGATGCTGGCCCGGCGCGTCATCCCCTGTCTTGACGTCGACTGCGGGCGGGTGGTGAAGGGCGTGCGTTTTCAGGAGATCCGGGATGCCGGCGATCCGGTCGCGGCCGCCCGTCATTATGACGAGGCCGGCGCCGACGAGCTCACCTTCCTCGATATCAGCGCGAGCCACGAGGGGCGCGCGACCATGGTATCCGTGGTCGAGGCGATCGCCACCCAGGTGTTCATTCCGCTGACCGTGGGCGGCGGCGTGCGTACCGTGGCCGACGTCCGCCGGCTGCTCAACGCCGGCGCCGACAAAGTGAGCATCAACTCCGCCGCCGTCGAGCGCCCGGACTTCATAAAGGAAGCGGCCGATCACTTCGGCGCGCAGTGCCTGGTGGTCGCGGTCGATGCCAAGGCGGTGGATGGCCATTGGGAGGTCTTCACCCATGGCGGGCGGCGCGCCACGGGCCTCGATGCGGTGGAGTGGGCGGCGCGCATGGCGGCGTTCGGCGCCGGCGAGATCCTGTTGACGAGCATGGACCGCGACGGCACGCGCGATGGATTCGATCTCCCCCTGACGCGCGCGGTGACCGATGCGGTATCGGTACCGGTCATCGCCTCCGGCGGGGTGGGGACGCTGGCGCATCTCGCCGACGGGGTCCTTAAGGGCCACGCCGATGCCGTGCTCGCGGCGAGCATCTTTCATTTCGGGGAGTTCTCGGTGGACGAGGCCAAGCGCTACATGGCCGGTTGCGGTATCGAGGTGCGCCTGTGAGCCCCCCGCCGTGGGTGGCGCAGGTGAAGTGGTCGGCCGACGGGCTCGTGCCGGCCATCGCCCAGGACGCGCGCAGCGGGCGGGTGCTGATGCTGGCATGGATGAACGCCGAATCCCTGGCGGCGAGCCTTGCGGAGGGCCGGGCCGTCTATTGGTCGCGTTCGCGCGGCCGTTTGTGGCGCAAAGGGGAAGAATCGGGCCACATCCAGCGTCTACAGGAGGTACGGCTGGATTGCGACGGGGATGCGCTGCTTTTGCAGGTGGAGCAGGTCGCGGGTATCGCCTGTCATACCGGGCGCGAAAGCTGCTTTTTCTCGCCCCTGCAGGGTGAACGCTTCGTGGCCGTCGATCCGGTCCTTAAGGCCGCGAGCGAGATTTATGAACAGGCGGGCAGCGCAAAGCCCGGATCGGGAGTAGAATGACCGACGATGTGCTGACCGAGCTCTATGCGATCCTGAGGGCTCGGGCGGGGGCCGACCCCAAGACCTCGTATGTAGCCTCGCTCTACCATAAGGGCCTGGATGGCATCCTGAAGAAGGTCGGCGAAGAGGCCGTCGAGACCGTGATCGCGGCCAAGGGGGATGACCCCGCGGCCCTCATTCACGAGACCGCCGATCTGTGGTTTCACTGTCTGGTGATGCTCGCCTACCGGAATATCGCGCCCGAGCAGATCCTGGCGGAACTGAAGGCCCGGATGGGGCGGTCGGGTATCGAGGAAAAGGCGAGCCGCCACGAGGGATAGCCATGGCGCCATGCATCTTCTGTCAGATCGTCGGAAACCAAATCCCGGCCCCGCGACTCTATGAGGATGAGCGGCTCATCGTGATCGCCGACAAGTATCCCAAGGCCCCGGTCCATATGCTCGTCATAACGCGCGAGCACATCCCGAGCTTGAACGAGGTGGGACCGGGGCATGCCGAGCTCATGGCGCATGCGATCGCGGTTTTGCCGGAGGTGGCGCGCCGGGCCGGTCTCGACGACGGCTTCCGGACGATCATCAACACGGGGCCTGGCGGCGGCCAGGAGATCCCCCATTTGCATATCCATGTGCTGGGCGGTGGCCGGTTGCCCGGTTTCTAGGAGGCGGCGATGGACTTGTTCAGTATCTGGCACTTGTTGATCATCCTGGCGGTCGTGATCTTGCTTTTTGGCACCAGCAAGGTGCGCAATATCGGCAGCGATCTCGGGGGCGCCATCAAGAGTTTTCGGAGCGCCATGAAGGAGGAAGACGCTGCGAACGGCGAGGAGGAGGCTGCGGCGAGCCCGACTGCCAAT
The DNA window shown above is from Acidiferrobacter sp. SPIII_3 and carries:
- the hisA gene encoding 1-(5-phosphoribosyl)-5-[(5-phosphoribosylamino)methylideneamino]imidazole-4-carboxamide isomerase, which encodes MLIIPAIDLKDGQCVRLRQGRMDDETVFSSDPVEVAGRWADEGARRIHVVDLNGAFAGEPMNARVIHEIARNYPDIVIQVGGGIRTEETIQTYLDAGVRYVILGTKAVNMPHFVGDMCAEFPGHILVGLDAKEGKVATDGWSKLSGHDVVDLVQRYQDDGVEAVIYTDIGRDGMMHGVNIEDTRRLAAAISIPVIASGGIASLEDIRKLCAIADSGVQGAITGRALYEGKLLLREAQRLADELDRSGSGATV
- the hisF gene encoding imidazole glycerol phosphate synthase subunit HisF gives rise to the protein MLARRVIPCLDVDCGRVVKGVRFQEIRDAGDPVAAARHYDEAGADELTFLDISASHEGRATMVSVVEAIATQVFIPLTVGGGVRTVADVRRLLNAGADKVSINSAAVERPDFIKEAADHFGAQCLVVAVDAKAVDGHWEVFTHGGRRATGLDAVEWAARMAAFGAGEILLTSMDRDGTRDGFDLPLTRAVTDAVSVPVIASGGVGTLAHLADGVLKGHADAVLAASIFHFGEFSVDEAKRYMAGCGIEVRL
- the hisI gene encoding phosphoribosyl-AMP cyclohydrolase — translated: MSPPPWVAQVKWSADGLVPAIAQDARSGRVLMLAWMNAESLAASLAEGRAVYWSRSRGRLWRKGEESGHIQRLQEVRLDCDGDALLLQVEQVAGIACHTGRESCFFSPLQGERFVAVDPVLKAASEIYEQAGSAKPGSGVE
- a CDS encoding phosphoribosyl-ATP diphosphatase yields the protein MTDDVLTELYAILRARAGADPKTSYVASLYHKGLDGILKKVGEEAVETVIAAKGDDPAALIHETADLWFHCLVMLAYRNIAPEQILAELKARMGRSGIEEKASRHEG
- a CDS encoding HIT domain-containing protein; translated protein: MAPCIFCQIVGNQIPAPRLYEDERLIVIADKYPKAPVHMLVITREHIPSLNEVGPGHAELMAHAIAVLPEVARRAGLDDGFRTIINTGPGGGQEIPHLHIHVLGGGRLPGF
- the tatA gene encoding Sec-independent protein translocase subunit TatA, with translation MDLFSIWHLLIILAVVILLFGTSKVRNIGSDLGGAIKSFRSAMKEEDAANGEEEAAASPTANGGRVIEGRASAADGPKAKGGARARKG